In Candidatus Anoxymicrobium japonicum, one genomic interval encodes:
- a CDS encoding magnesium-transporting ATPase has product MSTRVDERGDERPELFGLTPAEVAERVRLGQTNAVKETSSRAYRSIIRGNIFTRFNAILGALFVVVLLSGSPRDALFGMVLLANTLIGIVQEVRAKWTLDRLSLINETMARVVRGGESREIPHEQIVLGDVLELESGNQIAADGVTLFSSGLEIDESLLTGESAPVVKRPGDEVLSGSFVVSGTGFFRADKVGADAYARKLASDARRFQLVQSELRDGINVLLRGITWLMLPAGILLLSSQLKAYGTFSASVPGTAAGLVGMVPEGLVFLISVVFAVSVINLGRRNVLVQELPAVECLARVDVICLDKTGTLTDDNLTFSALEPLDEGLKDSDALSKILGAFGSDPNSKSGTLDAIARSFGAPEELEITGGVPFSSTRKWSSLCLGGAGTWVLGAPEILFESAGADESLKARVNGIAGKGVRVLLLARAGSDLEGETLPERLEPAALLLFEEHVRSDARKTLEYFTEQDVAIKVISGDNPVTVAAVARRACVPACGEPVDARALPEDTQELAAIMEERTVFGRVTPAQKEAMVASLQSRGHVVAMTGDGVNDVLALKKANIGIAMGSGSPASRAVAQLVLLDGRFETLPEVVAEGRRVIGNIERVAKLFLVKTVYATLLSIAIGLAGWAFIFLPRHLTLVGGLTIGAPAFILSFAPNKTRYRPGFIKRVLRFSIPVGVVMALAAFAAALSHIYPWIGQNESRTTATLVLVILGLWVLSALSRPWTWWKQGMIAALATGFVVILIVPWFRDFFALAPPRLTIILQTAAISAAAIALMQLTWSFAGWRRGRARRNTAP; this is encoded by the coding sequence CTGTCCACCAGAGTCGATGAACGCGGCGACGAGCGGCCCGAACTGTTCGGCCTGACGCCGGCTGAAGTCGCCGAGCGCGTCCGCCTCGGGCAGACGAACGCGGTCAAAGAGACGTCCAGCCGCGCCTACCGCAGCATCATCAGGGGCAACATATTCACGAGGTTCAACGCGATTCTCGGCGCGCTGTTTGTCGTGGTGCTCCTGTCTGGCTCCCCGCGAGACGCTCTCTTCGGGATGGTGCTTCTCGCCAACACGCTCATCGGCATCGTCCAGGAAGTGCGCGCCAAGTGGACGCTCGACCGCCTCTCTCTCATCAACGAGACGATGGCGCGGGTCGTGCGCGGAGGCGAGTCACGCGAGATTCCACACGAGCAGATAGTCCTCGGCGATGTGCTCGAGCTCGAGAGCGGCAACCAGATTGCGGCCGACGGGGTCACGCTTTTTTCCTCGGGCCTCGAAATCGATGAATCACTTCTCACGGGTGAATCGGCGCCGGTGGTCAAACGCCCCGGGGACGAGGTTCTCTCCGGCAGCTTCGTTGTGTCCGGCACCGGGTTCTTCCGGGCGGACAAGGTCGGCGCTGACGCCTACGCCCGCAAGCTCGCCTCCGACGCCAGACGGTTCCAGCTCGTGCAGTCCGAGTTGCGCGATGGCATCAACGTGCTTCTTCGCGGCATCACATGGCTTATGCTGCCTGCCGGGATACTGCTGCTGTCCAGCCAGCTCAAGGCTTACGGGACATTTTCTGCGTCCGTGCCCGGGACAGCCGCCGGGTTGGTGGGAATGGTTCCCGAGGGGCTGGTGTTCCTCATCAGTGTCGTCTTCGCGGTCAGCGTAATCAATCTCGGCCGTAGAAACGTGCTCGTCCAGGAATTGCCAGCCGTAGAGTGCCTCGCCCGGGTAGATGTTATATGCCTCGACAAGACCGGCACGCTCACTGATGACAATCTAACTTTCAGCGCTCTCGAACCGCTGGACGAAGGGTTGAAGGACAGCGACGCGCTCAGCAAAATTCTCGGCGCGTTCGGCTCGGACCCCAACTCAAAAAGCGGCACGCTCGATGCCATCGCGAGGTCGTTCGGCGCGCCTGAAGAGCTGGAGATAACAGGTGGAGTCCCGTTCTCGTCCACGCGCAAGTGGAGTTCTCTGTGCCTTGGCGGGGCAGGGACGTGGGTGCTCGGCGCGCCTGAAATCCTGTTTGAGAGCGCCGGCGCCGACGAATCGCTCAAGGCGCGGGTGAACGGAATCGCCGGAAAAGGAGTGCGGGTGCTTCTGCTCGCGCGCGCCGGGAGCGACCTCGAAGGCGAGACGCTGCCCGAGCGGCTCGAGCCGGCCGCGTTGCTGCTCTTCGAAGAGCATGTACGCTCCGACGCGCGCAAGACGCTCGAATATTTCACGGAGCAGGACGTGGCCATAAAGGTTATATCAGGGGACAACCCCGTGACGGTCGCGGCGGTAGCCCGGCGCGCATGTGTTCCCGCGTGCGGCGAGCCGGTAGATGCCCGCGCGCTCCCGGAGGACACGCAAGAACTGGCCGCGATCATGGAAGAAAGAACCGTATTCGGCCGTGTAACGCCTGCCCAGAAAGAAGCAATGGTCGCGTCGCTTCAGAGCCGGGGGCACGTTGTCGCCATGACCGGTGACGGTGTCAACGATGTGCTTGCCCTCAAGAAAGCGAACATCGGAATCGCAATGGGTTCGGGGTCGCCCGCGTCCAGGGCGGTAGCGCAACTGGTGCTGCTGGACGGTCGTTTCGAGACACTACCCGAGGTGGTCGCCGAAGGACGCAGAGTGATCGGCAACATAGAGCGCGTCGCCAAACTGTTTCTTGTGAAAACCGTTTATGCGACACTGCTCTCCATCGCAATCGGGCTCGCGGGCTGGGCTTTCATATTCCTGCCGCGGCACCTGACGCTGGTCGGTGGACTGACCATCGGCGCGCCCGCCTTCATTCTTTCCTTCGCGCCTAACAAAACGCGGTACCGGCCCGGGTTCATAAAACGAGTCCTGCGATTCTCAATCCCCGTCGGCGTCGTGATGGCGCTCGCGGCCTTTGCCGCCGCGCTCTCACACATCTATCCCTGGATCGGACAGAACGAATCGCGGACAACCGCGACTCTTGTGCTGGTCATCCTGGGACTATGGGTGCTGAGCGCCCTCTCCAGACCGTGGACCTGGTGGAAGCAAGGAATGATCGCGGCCCTCGCGACGGGATTCGTCGTCATCTTGATCGTGCCGTGGTTCCGCGACTTCTTCGCGCTCGCTCCGCCACGGTTGACGATAATCCTCCAGACCGCGGCGATCTCCGCCGCCGCGATCGCGCTCATGCAACTCACGTGGAGCTTCGCCGGGTGGCGCCGCGGTCGAGCGCGCCGAAATACGGCGCCTTGA
- a CDS encoding long-chain fatty acid--CoA ligase, whose amino-acid sequence MGEETICGMLSQRVEKYGDRVMMKHVAGEAWKEISWNEFFDNVRRLGLALISSGVKPGDRVAIFSPNSPRWQMADMAILSVGAASVPLYATITAKQVEHILSDSGSKIVFVGGEDHMNRALEARDNLPGLEKIVTMDNTATGPDGVITFEDMIDLGSKNANPDEFPRRLGAIQPDDLCSVVYTSGTTGNPRGVMLSHKNFMSNVTAASSLSDADDTDVYLSFLPLSHVFERMSGYYTAIFNGVTIAHAKSIDTLANDIMDIRPHWMIGVPRLYEKIYAGIHASIESESPIKRKIFHRAVRVGRQVNQLTTSNRPVPLRLAFEHVVANKLVFSKILEKMGGRLRFCFSGGAPLAREIAEFFCAVGINVLEGYGLTETSPVLTMNLPGAMRFGSVGQALPNVEIRIADDGEILARGPNVMSGYWNNPGATASALEGGWFHTGDVGHLDKDGYLFITDRKKDLIVTAGGKNIAPQNIENALKLDRYIEQVAVIGDKRKFVSALIVPAFPELEEWAKREGIDASDSAALLADERAQKMYKLRIDEALSEFDRHERVTKFTLLPEEMTEAAGLMTPTLKVKRREVETRFASEIESMYESD is encoded by the coding sequence ATGGGTGAGGAAACGATTTGCGGCATGCTGTCGCAAAGGGTTGAGAAGTACGGCGACAGGGTGATGATGAAACACGTGGCAGGGGAAGCGTGGAAAGAGATCTCCTGGAACGAGTTCTTCGACAACGTCCGGCGCCTTGGCCTCGCGCTCATTTCGAGCGGTGTAAAGCCGGGCGACCGCGTCGCGATATTCTCGCCGAACAGTCCGCGGTGGCAGATGGCGGACATGGCGATTCTCTCCGTCGGCGCGGCGAGCGTGCCGCTCTACGCCACGATAACCGCGAAGCAGGTGGAGCACATCCTTTCCGACTCGGGTTCGAAGATCGTCTTTGTCGGCGGCGAGGATCACATGAACAGAGCGCTCGAGGCGCGGGACAATCTCCCCGGGCTCGAAAAGATAGTGACAATGGACAACACGGCAACGGGGCCCGATGGCGTAATCACGTTCGAGGACATGATTGATCTTGGCTCGAAGAACGCGAACCCGGACGAGTTCCCGCGCAGACTCGGCGCCATACAGCCGGACGATCTTTGCAGCGTAGTCTATACGTCCGGCACCACCGGCAACCCCAGGGGAGTTATGCTGAGCCATAAGAACTTCATGTCTAACGTGACCGCGGCGTCGAGCCTGTCTGACGCGGACGACACGGACGTCTATCTGTCTTTTTTGCCGTTGAGCCACGTGTTCGAGCGGATGAGCGGCTACTATACGGCGATCTTCAACGGCGTTACCATCGCTCACGCAAAGAGCATTGATACGCTTGCGAACGACATAATGGACATCAGGCCACACTGGATGATAGGTGTCCCCAGGCTGTATGAGAAAATCTACGCCGGAATTCATGCGAGCATAGAGAGCGAATCGCCGATCAAGCGAAAAATCTTTCACCGGGCAGTCAGAGTCGGTCGCCAGGTCAATCAGCTCACGACCAGCAACAGGCCAGTGCCGTTGCGCCTCGCCTTCGAGCACGTCGTTGCGAACAAGCTGGTTTTCTCGAAGATTCTCGAAAAGATGGGCGGCAGGCTGAGGTTCTGCTTTTCTGGCGGCGCGCCGCTCGCGCGAGAGATCGCGGAGTTCTTTTGCGCCGTGGGGATCAATGTTCTCGAGGGGTACGGCCTGACCGAGACGTCGCCGGTGCTGACAATGAATCTTCCTGGCGCGATGCGGTTTGGCTCGGTGGGGCAGGCGTTGCCCAACGTCGAAATCAGAATAGCGGACGACGGAGAGATCCTGGCCAGAGGTCCGAATGTGATGTCCGGTTACTGGAACAATCCAGGCGCAACCGCTTCGGCGCTCGAGGGCGGCTGGTTCCACACGGGGGACGTCGGACACCTCGATAAAGACGGCTACCTCTTTATCACCGATCGCAAGAAAGACCTCATCGTCACCGCGGGCGGCAAGAACATCGCTCCGCAGAATATCGAAAACGCTTTGAAGCTGGACAGGTATATCGAGCAGGTCGCGGTCATCGGCGATAAGCGCAAGTTTGTGAGCGCGCTCATAGTGCCGGCTTTCCCGGAGCTCGAGGAGTGGGCGAAAAGGGAAGGCATAGACGCGAGCGACAGTGCCGCGCTGCTGGCCGACGAGCGCGCGCAAAAGATGTACAAATTGCGCATCGATGAAGCGCTCTCGGAGTTCGACCGGCACGAGCGCGTGACGAAGTTTACGCTGCTGCCCGAAGAGATGACCGAGGCGGCCGGTCTGATGACCCCAACACTCAAGGTGAAGAGGAGAGAGGTCGAAACGCGGTTCGCGAGCGAAATCGAGAGCATGTACGAGAGCGACTGA
- a CDS encoding anaerobic ribonucleoside-triphosphate reductase activating protein translates to MLEIKGFIPNTMLDWEGMLASTVFLPGCNFRCPFCQNAELVLAPGRLETLPFSVIADYLRERISWVEGVCITGGEPCMHEDLPGLCADLRSLGVKVKLDTNGSFPAALERLLSDGLVDYVAMDVKASLDEGHYRIATGIDRPDLIGFVRESIDMLRSSTVQHEFRTTVVPLMHSPAEVAKIAEYLKGESRFILQHFSPVDTLDPRYSTLRPFTDEDMQVMLKQARQYVPTSTIRGGATRIRSA, encoded by the coding sequence TTGCTTGAGATAAAAGGCTTCATCCCCAATACCATGCTCGATTGGGAGGGGATGCTGGCGTCGACCGTGTTCCTCCCCGGGTGTAACTTCAGGTGCCCTTTCTGCCAGAACGCGGAGCTGGTTCTCGCGCCCGGGAGATTGGAGACGTTGCCTTTCTCAGTCATCGCCGACTACCTGAGAGAGCGGATAAGCTGGGTAGAGGGAGTATGTATTACCGGAGGCGAGCCGTGCATGCACGAGGATCTGCCGGGGCTATGCGCGGATCTGCGATCGCTGGGAGTGAAAGTCAAACTCGACACCAACGGCAGCTTTCCAGCCGCCCTCGAGCGGCTTCTTTCGGACGGGCTGGTGGATTACGTGGCCATGGATGTGAAGGCGAGCCTCGATGAGGGCCACTATCGCATCGCGACGGGGATCGACCGACCGGATCTGATAGGTTTTGTGCGCGAAAGCATTGACATGCTGAGATCATCGACAGTACAGCACGAATTCCGGACGACAGTCGTGCCGCTCATGCACTCTCCCGCCGAGGTCGCGAAGATAGCGGAGTATCTAAAGGGCGAGAGCCGCTTCATTTTGCAACATTTCAGCCCGGTGGACACACTGGACCCCAGGTATTCGACGCTGAGACCGTTTACCGACGAAGATATGCAGGTCATGCTGAAGCAGGCGCGACAGTACGTGCCGACCTCGACAATCCGTGGCGGTGCAACCAGAATCAGATCCGCTTAA
- the trxA gene encoding thioredoxin, whose amino-acid sequence MVEVLEINEQNFEAEIKNADMPALVDFWAPWCGPCRMMHPVIESLAEEYAGKAVISRCNVDENQGLAQRFGVTAIPTIVIFKGGEKSDEMIGVTSTEDIKSKLNS is encoded by the coding sequence GTGGTGGAAGTGCTTGAAATCAACGAACAAAATTTCGAGGCGGAGATAAAAAATGCCGATATGCCGGCGCTCGTGGACTTCTGGGCGCCGTGGTGCGGGCCGTGCCGCATGATGCACCCGGTGATCGAGAGCCTGGCGGAGGAGTACGCCGGCAAAGCCGTCATCTCGCGGTGCAACGTGGATGAGAACCAGGGGCTCGCCCAGCGGTTCGGCGTCACCGCGATACCGACGATCGTGATCTTCAAGGGCGGCGAGAAGTCTGACGAAATGATAGGCGTGACATCCACTGAAGACATCAAGAGCAAGCTCAATTCTTGA
- a CDS encoding fructose-bisphosphate aldolase (catalyzes the formation of glycerone phosphate and D-glyceraldehyde 3-phosphate from D-fructose 1,6-bisphosphate) encodes MKIDEIADLLGDEAGYLLDFDAPRVPKDTLQLPGAEWVDRVCCDSDRPTPVLRSLQSLFSNGSLGGTGYLSILPVDQGIEHSAGASFAPNPIYFDPENIVKLAVEAGCNAVASTLGALGSVARKYAHIIPFIVKINHNELLTCPNHYDQILFASVEQAFDMGAVAVGATIYFGSEESDRQIMEISEAFEAAHNLGMACILWCYVRNEAFIVDGANYEASADITGQANYLGATIGADIIKQKSPIINGGYEAVNKAGVKFGKYDRRMYDELCSDHPIDMTRYQLLNCYMGRVGLINSGGGSGKNDMAEAVRTAVINKRAGGMGLISGRKTFQKPLDEGIRLFEAIQNVYLCDEVTVA; translated from the coding sequence ATGAAGATAGACGAAATTGCTGACCTTCTCGGTGATGAGGCGGGCTACCTGCTCGATTTCGACGCGCCGCGGGTGCCGAAGGATACTCTGCAACTCCCAGGCGCGGAGTGGGTCGACCGGGTCTGTTGTGACTCGGATCGCCCGACGCCTGTTCTGCGCAGCCTGCAATCTCTTTTCAGCAACGGCAGTCTCGGTGGAACCGGATACCTGTCCATCCTTCCCGTGGATCAGGGGATAGAGCACTCGGCCGGCGCTTCTTTCGCCCCGAACCCCATTTACTTCGACCCGGAGAACATCGTGAAACTTGCCGTCGAGGCCGGCTGCAACGCGGTCGCAAGCACCCTTGGGGCGCTCGGCAGCGTTGCCCGCAAGTACGCGCACATCATTCCGTTCATTGTGAAAATCAATCACAATGAGCTTCTCACTTGCCCGAACCACTATGACCAAATTCTTTTCGCGAGCGTCGAGCAGGCGTTCGACATGGGCGCGGTCGCGGTTGGCGCGACCATCTACTTCGGTTCGGAGGAATCCGATCGTCAAATCATGGAAATATCCGAGGCGTTTGAGGCGGCCCACAACCTTGGGATGGCGTGCATACTCTGGTGCTACGTCCGCAACGAAGCTTTCATCGTTGATGGCGCCAACTATGAGGCGTCGGCCGACATCACCGGCCAGGCGAACTATCTCGGCGCCACTATCGGCGCTGACATAATCAAGCAGAAGTCGCCAATCATCAATGGCGGGTACGAGGCCGTGAACAAGGCCGGCGTGAAGTTCGGGAAGTATGACCGGCGGATGTACGACGAACTCTGCTCGGACCACCCGATCGACATGACCCGTTACCAGCTTTTGAACTGTTACATGGGTCGGGTCGGGCTTATCAACTCGGGGGGCGGGTCGGGCAAAAACGACATGGCTGAAGCCGTGCGCACCGCGGTCATCAACAAGCGGGCGGGCGGCATGGGGCTTATCAGCGGCCGAAAGACCTTCCAGAAGCCGCTTGACGAAGGCATCCGGCTCTTCGAGGCGATCCAGAATGTCTATCTCTGCGATGAGGTTACGGTAGCCTGA
- a CDS encoding fructose 1,6-bisphosphatase (catalyzes the formation of fructose-6-phosphate from fructose-1,6-bisphosphate) — protein sequence MQVTLSIIKADVGGWVGHSDVHPKLREKAVEQLARAKKDGLIIDFCRGEVGDDIALIMTHEKGIENEEIHKFAWNTFTAMTEVAKEYGQYGAGQDLLVDAFSGNLKGMGPGFAEMTIEERPSEPIIIFLADKTEPGAWNMPLYKMFADPFNTIGLVIDPSMHDGFRFEVLDLIGERNVIFNTPEEIYDMLVLIGSPSRYVIKHIFRKSSDEPVAATSTQRLFLMAGRYVGKDDPVMAVRCQSGLPAVGEVLEPFSFPHSVAGWMRGSHHGPLMPVGTEDDTPTRFDGPPRVVALGFQLKDGKLIGPRDMFADKSFDNARQQALDAADYLRRHGPFEPHRLPLEEMEYTTMPSLPPDKGGEGGYAPYTLSRAKSKGVSPVMNLSRSSPS from the coding sequence ATGCAGGTCACATTGAGTATTATCAAGGCCGACGTCGGCGGATGGGTCGGGCACTCGGACGTGCACCCGAAGCTCCGCGAGAAAGCGGTTGAGCAGCTTGCCCGGGCGAAGAAGGATGGCCTCATCATCGATTTCTGCCGCGGGGAAGTCGGCGACGACATCGCGCTTATCATGACCCATGAGAAAGGAATCGAAAACGAAGAGATACACAAGTTCGCATGGAACACCTTTACGGCAATGACCGAGGTCGCAAAGGAGTACGGGCAGTACGGGGCCGGGCAGGATCTTCTGGTAGACGCGTTCAGCGGAAACCTCAAGGGCATGGGGCCGGGCTTCGCGGAGATGACCATCGAAGAGCGCCCATCCGAGCCAATCATCATCTTTCTCGCGGACAAGACCGAGCCCGGCGCGTGGAACATGCCACTTTACAAGATGTTCGCGGATCCGTTCAACACAATCGGGCTCGTCATCGACCCGAGCATGCACGACGGCTTCCGCTTCGAGGTTCTCGACCTCATCGGCGAGCGCAACGTCATCTTCAACACTCCGGAGGAAATCTATGACATGCTCGTCCTTATAGGTTCGCCTTCGCGATACGTCATCAAGCACATCTTCCGCAAGAGTTCGGACGAACCTGTCGCGGCGACTTCCACGCAGAGGCTTTTCCTGATGGCTGGCCGCTACGTCGGCAAGGATGACCCGGTCATGGCGGTTCGTTGCCAGAGTGGCCTTCCCGCGGTGGGCGAGGTTCTTGAGCCGTTCTCGTTTCCCCACTCGGTAGCGGGATGGATGAGGGGCTCACACCATGGGCCGCTCATGCCGGTCGGCACGGAAGATGATACGCCAACCCGTTTTGACGGGCCACCGCGTGTGGTCGCCTTGGGGTTTCAGCTAAAAGATGGAAAGCTGATAGGTCCTCGCGACATGTTCGCCGATAAATCCTTCGACAACGCGAGGCAGCAGGCCCTTGACGCGGCGGATTACTTGCGCCGGCACGGCCCGTTCGAGCCGCACAGGTTGCCGTTGGAGGAGATGGAGTACACTACGATGCCCTCCCTCCCCCCTGATAAGGGGGGCGAGGGGGGTTATGCCCCTTATACCTTGTCGCGCGCGAAATCGAAGGGTGTCTCTCCGGTCATGAATCTGTCCAGATCATCGCCGTCGTAG